Within the Garra rufa chromosome 16, GarRuf1.0, whole genome shotgun sequence genome, the region tttttatttcaggtaaaatttcatttgcatgtttctattcattaaataatcctgaaaaaatgtactcaactgttttaaatgttgataatattaatttaaaagtttttccaaacagcaaatcaacatattataaTAGTTTattgaggatcatgtgacactgaagactggagtaatgatgctgaaaacatagctttgatcacaggaattaatttcattttcaaaatatattcaaatagaaaacagttatttgaaatagtaaaaatatttcagaattttactgtttttgctgtactttggatcaaataaatgcaggtttggcgAGTAGAagagactaattaaaaaaaaaaacataaaatcgtactgttcaaaaacttttgactggtagtgtattatgttaaattgtagtaatatttcacattattaaaaaaaaaacatcaatgaATTTTAATACAAACATTAAAGACCTTGTGtaacttttatttttacatattgcctataatttttacatttctgtCTTAGGATCGGCCTGCAATTCAGCTGTACCAGCCCGGGGCGAGGAGCCGTAATCggggtggaggaggaggaggaggaggaacagGAGAAGATGGACAGGCAGTGGAGAAGAGAGCTGAGCGGGAGTCCAAGAACACTCAAGAGAAAGCTGCGGAGTGAGGAAACAGCTCTATGCTGGCATGACATGATGTCTCGAAAGGAGGGGCTCTGTTCTAATCAGGACAAACACCTCAAAACATGGTGCTGCCATCAAAAGAAATCCccccactttaaaaaaaaacaaactctCTGCTCTCTGTCAAAGACATGAGAGCACATACCTGTTGCCCTCCAGTGCCTGAATGAGCCCCCCAAAGTTTCTGTTCATGAGCAAGGCAAGTTCTAACCGACGGTTAGATTTGAGAAACGGGGCTTAATCATGAGAGAAGCCAAAGCGATTGGACCACAATAACTCAAAGTGACCTTACTTTTGGTACACAGCCAAACTTGCTTTACTTGTTTCACAGTTTATAAAAGGTCTGATCTAGCTTGCTCACTGTTCCGTTTTAGAAAGATCTTTCGCGCCTTTCCCGAAACCTACTATCCACTGCATTTTACTTCAGACAATCAGTAATAAATTTGTGTTCTTTGAGCATGGATGTAGCCTGCAGCTGTTTTGAAGAGCTTGCTGATCTACGATTGCTTCTGTTCTGATTAGGGATTGGTCAGGTGGAAAAAGAGCCATGCTTTATAATGTTGATGCCTTGATCACTGTCAGTTCTTTTCTGCAAGTCGACTACATTATATGCAAAAACAGATGTGGCCTTTTATAGTTTTGGAATTGATGCATATCCTACCACTCAGAAGAAAATGCAACTTCTGGTTAGCTTGGTTTAGAAACTGTGCTGTCATCCACTGTATGTTCCATTGTAACTAATCGTTAACTCAAAACACAGCTTGCTTTCATAGTTGCAGCTTTGTCCAAATGtgaagagaaataaaaaaaaataaataaataaataaatgaacaaccTATATGTTACTTCTAGTATCTCATTTTATTTGTCTACATTTCTTTTTTCCAAAATGTGATTATGATTTTGTTCCATCAAATGGgacttaattttattaattaatgtatttatttagaattgatttttaaagtaaatttcattttttatgtgatccaaagtacagcaaaaacaactgttttctatttagatatatttttaaatgtaatttattcctgtgatttcaaagctaaattttcagcatcattactccagtccttagtgtcacatgatccttcagaaatcattctaatatgctgatttgctgtttgagaagcattatttattattatcaatatttaaaacagttgattacATTCTTAGAtgaaaatatcagcatttatctgaaataaaaaccaaTTTTAACATTATacgctataccattcaaaagcttgaagtcagtataattattttttagggaaagaaattatagaaattaatacttttattcagcaaggatgctttaaattgatcaaaagtggtgataaagatatttataatgttacagaagttttctatttcagataaaagctgttcttctgaactttctattcatcaaagaaacctgaaaaaaatctactcagctgttttcaacataataatgataataaatgttttttgagcagcaaatcagcatattagaatgatttctgaaggatcatgtgacactgaagactgatgctgaaaattcagctttaaaatcacaggaataaataacattttaaaatatattcaaatagaaatcttttattttaaatggtaaaaatattttaaaatgttactgtttttgctgtacttttaatcaaataaatgcaggcttggtgagcagaggagtcttctttaaaaaaaaaaaaaaaaacattaaaaatcttactgtccaaaaacatttgactggtaatgtacctAAGACTTTAAAGTTGCTAGTTTTATGATTTTAGTTAATTTATCCATTAAAAGCCTTGTGCCTAATGTAATTTTATCAAAAAGGTTATTTTAATGCTGATATTGCTGATTcacataataatttttaaataattggttacttacaatacaataaaaataaatgcaacaaCAAAGTAGTAAAAAGAGGAGATAACTTTTCTTTAAGAGATTCATTTCCTAAAAGGACGTCATTGTCCTGCTTTTCTTAATTTATGTCatttaaagtaaattattttaaataataagggCTGTAGGAGGGGTTATTTATGATATTAACATGATTGACCAACTTTTGTCCATTAAAAACTAAACATACAAAAATTAGCTAAATTGAATGTTCTTTTTAtgatatgttacaaaagatttctatttcagagaaatgctgaaaaaattctactcagctgttttcaacaaataacaatatttttaattagcaagtcagcatattagaatgatttctgacggatcatgttacactgaagactagtaatgatgctgaaaattcagctttgaaatcacaggaataaattacatttgaaaatatattcaaattgaaagcagttattttaaataggaaaaatatttcacatttttcttgtcttttaaatcaaataaatgcaggcttggtgagcagaagaagattctttttttaaaaaaacattaaaaatcttactatccAAAAACGTTTTGACTTGTGTAAATTAGAATAATGTCTTTAATAACATTAGATGCAAAATATAATCTTCAAAAAGCCAAACACACCCAGTAGCTTGTGATCCGTGGAGCCACTGGGTGTCGCTGTGACGCGAAGGAGTCGCTCGGTTCGTGACTCGGATATACAGCGCTTGCGTTTCCCATGGTTCCTCCTCTTCGACTACCGCCATAGTGGTGAACGGATAGCGATCTCCGAAATGGTAAGTGGAAATCTTAAAACATCCTTAAACAGGTGGATGTTCTCCTGTACATCTCTTCATTTTTGTATGTCAGTTGAAGTTCTTAAGTAGTGTGATTTAATATTTGACAGATTAATGGTCGGTAAGTAATATAATCATAGCTAGCATTTCCCCGGTGAAGTGTCGCGGGATGATAAACTTCAGCCATTGCAGATTGTCTGAAGGCGTGCTTTATGTTTGTATGTCAGGCGTCCCATAAGACCTTCAGAATCAAACGTTTCCTCGCCAAGAAGCAGAAGCAGAACAGGCCAATTCCACAGTGGATTAGGATGAAAACTGGCAACAAGATCAGGTATGTTGACATGGTTGTAGCCGTTGTAATGAACGCGCAACTACAGTCTTAAAGTGATAACTTGGTGGTCGTTGTTTCTGATTCTATAACGTTAGTTTATAGTAGCCAAGGAAAGCAGGACGCAATTGCAGTGCTAAATTGTTGTGGTAGTACTGTCATTATTCCTGCTGAGAGCATCCTCCTGCTCTGGAGCAATGAGTACTGTCATCTTTCATATGACATGTGAATGCTCTTTTGTGGAGACACACTTCATAGGATTATAATTGTGCATTTTTTACATTGAGGATTTGCCCATTAAGCAACTTTGTTTATCAGTACTTTGATTTGCtgttataatgttttaaaaaaaaaaaaaactgtgtgagTGATATATGTGGTGTTTATTACactaaatttgtgaccctggaccacaaaaccagtcataagggtcaatttttggaaattgaaatttataaatcatttgaaagctgagtgaataagatttccattgatgtaaggtttgttaggatgggacaaatttggctgagatacaacttttagaaaatctggaatctgagggtgcaaaaaaaatctaaacattgagaaaatcacctttaaagttgtccaaatgaagttcttagccatgcatatttctaattaaaaattaagttttgatatatttacaataggaaatttacataatatcttcttggaacatgatctttacttaatatcttaatgatttttggcataaaagacaatgtgcaatgcatttttggctattgcgacaaataagcctgtgctacttaagaggttttgtctttcagggtcacattttgttatgACTTTAAACTAACATATGATTTATGGGTTGTTTTGTATTGTTTCTTGGCTGCGTTGTTCGTAGTTGTTCAGCGGTGCAGTTTATTACAAAAGTAGTAATTGATTGTTATTGATTTTGTTTTATCTTGGCAACTCTCTCTGCAGGTACAACTCCAAGAGGAGACACTGGAGAAGGACCAAGCTGGGCTTGTAAACACACAGTTTACTTCAGCTTCCCCCTCTCTCCGTCTGTTCGCTGCCAGGACCACCAACTCGTCCGGAGCTGGAGAGAAGCCATGCTATCTGGAACAGCAGTCTCTCTTTTGTACAGATATTCTGGTTATGTCCTTGCTGAACAATAAAAGATTTGTCATCGAACCAGAAGTGTTTGTATCCTCCTCTTTTGTGAAAATGGCAAAtgtcagagttgatttttttccaGTGGCTGGGTTTGCAACAGATGGTAGTTGTACACACAAAACTGAGGTTGTAATAAAACGTTTTTTTGGCTTTCACTGAGCTTTTATGTTCCTCATGACAGTTATTTATCTATGTATCTAGACTATATATGGGCCATTATACAGAATTGGTTCAATGTCAGTTGAAAAGTATTTTTCTACAAATTTGCCACGAATGCAAATTCTATAAcattcaaggtacacatttctagtaattgtgcagttaattctcttattgtattttcagaaagttttgaaatatttgtcctcGCCCAAAATTTGTCATTACCGAAGCGCAgtgatatataatttaattaaaatgattatattgatgtattaagattttgcttgcttttacatttgtgaatatatatttttgctattttattaacattttgtttTAGATGTAAATCAATAGCAATtacatttttccaatattttaagtgtaatttatgagatttgtattttgaatccaatttttctttgtaaaaggtaaaaagttgatcatacttgTTTCAAACTTAGTCTGGATATGCATTGAACccaaaactatcataacatcgtAGTTGAAAATTCACTGTTTTATTTTTGACAACATCCCATGTTTAGACACATTTTTGGTAATGGTAGTgttttggtagcaaccacatTAAAACACTACTGAAATGTAGTGACGTTCTTCaaagttacacagatttttcatacttttgaacatgTGACTGTGACAacaattgtatgattttgagatccatcttttcacactaaaggcagctattacagaaggttgaaatgctcaccgatgcttcagaaggaaacaatccatttgaagttcagggtaaatttaacctatttGGTCTTCCAGGaaacgtaagtatcttctgtagcttctgaagggcagtactaaatgaaaaaatgtacttatcttcattctgttcaaaagttttcacccctggctcttaatgaaatgtgtttccttctggagcatcagtgagcatttgaaccttctgtaatagttgtatatgagtccctcagttgtcctcggtgtaaaaagatggatctcaaaatcatacagccattgttgggtttaaatacacaaaaatgctgaaaaccaaagaatctgtaggACCTGAGGATTTTTCTgcagaactgttcaggacaaacaaggactcataaacaactatcactaaacaaaaaggtaacaacattaagaatcaagtggatgtaaacttttgaacaggataattttttttataaattcagctattattttctcttgtgggctatataattacgtcttttacgtgaaatatcttattcagatccgtactaaataaaaaataacatgcaatttatatgatccctctattttggtaaaataattaacattttgcagattctgcaaggttgatgtaaacttttgacctcaactagaTAAACTAAAACATTGGTGAGAAGTTCCTTGCAAGTCTGTTTATTAAAAAGATTATAATTCATCATAAAACACACAGCACTGTTATGAAAATTAAAAAGTGCCACATTATTAGCCGTACAAATTGTGTTGTTCATAAAGGAACAAATTTCAAGCCTCAGATCTTTTCAAGCAGACCAAAGTTGTATAACAGCCTCTTAAATGAAGAGAATCGCTGGCGTGAAATTCCTCCTGAGCCGTCCACCTCGATTCTCTTTTCTTGAGCATGTTCTTTAACCAGCTGTGCTTGACTCGCACTGTTATTCACATTGAAGTACCCTACAGAGTGTTCATCATCCCAGGCTCCCAGGAGCTCCTTCATTTCTCTCGGTGAGTTGTCTGTGAGATACTGCCATGCTCTTTTCCCACTGTAGTCCATAACGTCTATATTAGCACTGAATGCTCCAACCAAAGCCTTTACAACCATGTACTGTTTATGCATGGCAGCTACATGAAGAGGCGTCAGCCCTCCACTTCCCCTCAAGTTCACATTCACTGACAGCCCTTCTTTTTCTGCATGCCTGAGGAGCTGAATCAGCGTCTCGTCCTTTCCATTTTTCGCCAACCAATGAAGAGCTGTAAAACCACTgataaagtcttttctgctcaataAACTAGGATCCTCGGAGAGAAATTCCAACATAGTGTCATAATTTCCATCCACAGCAGAAAGCATCCAAGCGTGCTCCATGGGATCCAAAACCCAGAGAGCGCCGCTGTTCAAAGTGTCTCCATACGGGGCCGATGCATCCACTTCTTCTGACGATGTGTGTTTGGATGATAAAATATTTGACAGTCCAGATTTGTTATTCAAAAACAACTCTTTCAAATACTTCTTTCGCATAGCGGGGGTGAGGGAGCCCGACGTATCAACTGATAGTCTGCGGGAGGCGCTGCTGCCCGGTTCCTCCAGCTGTTTCTGAAATCTGGATCTGCGGGAGGAGGCGCTGAACACAGGAGACGAGGGTCGAGCACCATGTCTTGACAATCGCTCCTCAAGATTTGAGCGGACCTGGCTTGCTATCCTGCTTTTAGGGGAATCTGAATTTCTCACATTACTGCCTGAAGCTTCACCGTCTGAATCTTTTGGTTCTTCTGAGGACAGTGCTGTTTCTCCCACAGGGTCATTACTAAAATGTC harbors:
- the rpl39 gene encoding large ribosomal subunit protein eL39, with amino-acid sequence MASHKTFRIKRFLAKKQKQNRPIPQWIRMKTGNKIRYNSKRRHWRRTKLGL
- the sowahd gene encoding ankyrin repeat domain-containing protein SOWAHD, producing MYEGSSSGPISSEGHFSNDPVGETALSSEEPKDSDGEASGSNVRNSDSPKSRIASQVRSNLEERLSRHGARPSSPVFSASSRRSRFQKQLEEPGSSASRRLSVDTSGSLTPAMRKKYLKELFLNNKSGLSNILSSKHTSSEEVDASAPYGDTLNSGALWVLDPMEHAWMLSAVDGNYDTMLEFLSEDPSLLSRKDFISGFTALHWLAKNGKDETLIQLLRHAEKEGLSVNVNLRGSGGLTPLHVAAMHKQYMVVKALVGAFSANIDVMDYSGKRAWQYLTDNSPREMKELLGAWDDEHSVGYFNVNNSASQAQLVKEHAQEKRIEVDGSGGISRQRFSSFKRLLYNFGLLEKI